Proteins encoded by one window of Bactrocera oleae isolate idBacOlea1 chromosome 4, idBacOlea1, whole genome shotgun sequence:
- the LOC106617008 gene encoding uncharacterized protein has translation MSAQLFVDPDPLQKQAIMLRILFGLTLAGAVSGDDAQVEYPYCFRFTWIGPYQDKKHIGGLTCEHLREDFKNVPCRRPLVATDNDAIPDTVDLWRHHYKQPNAFGCPMVPGETCVKYTYTYNKGVQNITYMCAKVNATSGCYRQKYISGLEVEVCVCDSQLGHMPCNRAACSFRNLLKNVILLLLLGGLSHIWL, from the exons ATGAGCGCACAATTGTTTGTAGACCCCGACCCTCTCCAGAAACAGGCGATAATGCTGCGTATACTCTTTGGCTTAACTCTTGCCGGCGCTGTGTCAGGCGACGATGCACAAGTTGAGT ATCCATACTGTTTTCGCTTCACCTGGATCGGTCCCTATCAAGATAAGAAGCATATTGGCGGCTTGACTTGTGAGCACTTGCGCGAGGACTTCAAGAATGTGCCGTGTCGACGACCGCTAGTGGCAACAG ACAATGATGCCATACCGGACACAGTCGATTTGTGGCGTCATCATTACAAACAGCCGAACGCCTTTGGTTGCCCCATGGTGCCGGGTGAGACGTGCGTCAAATACACATACACCTACAACAAGGGAG TGCAAAACATCACTTATATGTGTGCGAAGGTGAATGCCACAAGCGGTTGCTATCGCCAGAAGTACATTTCCGGCTTGGAGGTAGAGGTGTGTGTCTGTGATTCACAGCTAGGACATATGCCTTGCAATCGCGCAGCGTGCTCATTTCGGAATCTACTCAAAAATGtcattttgttgctgctgttaggCGGGTTATCACACATTTGGCTTTGA
- the fand gene encoding pre-mRNA-splicing factor syf1 homolog: MTLIDKPLITVDIDFPEEDVPYEEEILRNAYSVKHWLRYIEHKSKAPNCGVNIVYERALKELPGSYKIWYNYLRTRRKQVRGRPLNDPMYDEVNNTFERALVFMHKMPRIWMDYGVFMTTQCRITRTRHVFDRALRALPITQHHRIWPLYLKFVRRFDIPETALRIYRRYLKLFPEDAEEYIEYLIDVERLDEAAQQLASVVDNEHFVSKHGKSNHQLWNELCDLISKNPDKVHSLNVDAIIRSGLRRYTDQLGHLWNSLADYYVRSGLFDRARDIYEEAIQTVTTVRDFTQVFDEYAQFEEVSLNKRMEMVADDPHATEDDDIDVELRLARFEYLMERRLLLLNSVLLRQNPHNVHEWHKRVKLYEGKPHEIINTYTEAVQTVQPKLAAGKLHTLWVEFAKFYESNNQVEDARVVFERGTEVEYVKVEDLAAVWCEWAEMEIRQENFEGALRLMQKATAMPKRKVAYHDDTETVQMRLYRSLKVWSMYADLEESFGTFKTCKAVYDRIIDLKICTPQIIINYGLFLEEHNYFEEAFRGYEKGIALFKWPNVYDIWNAYLTKFLKRYGGTKLERARDLFEQCLENCPPEHAKYFYLLYAKLEEEHGLARHAMAVYDRATSAVKPEEMFDMYNIFIKKAAEIYGLPRTREIYEKAIEALPEENMRPMCVRFAEMETKLGEIDRARAIYAHCSQVCDPRITADFWQTWKEFEVRHGNEDTMREMLRIKRSVQATYNTQVNMMAAQFLNQPTAGGANAEGGGDAMRLLEAKAAAEQQARQQQTLKPQTSGNIMFVRGETQGGNAKDKVVNPDEIDIGDSDEDEDDDDNEEAEGDTNGTQKRGSNEENIISAKRLRIEQQAIPAKVFGSLKKPTDDDDNEQEAD; encoded by the exons ATGACTCTTATTGATAAACCACTTATTACAGTGGATATAGATTTT CCTGAGGAGGATGTTCCCTACGAGGAGGAGATATTGCGAAATGCTTATTCGGTTAAACATTGGCTTCGTTACATTGAACACAAATCCAAGGCACCCAATTGTGGCGTGAATATTGTATATGAGCGTGCACTCAAGGAGCTGCCGGGTAGCtacaaaatttggtataattACCTACGCACACGTCGTAAGCAAGTGCGTGGACGCCCACTCAATGATCCGATGTATGATGAAGTGAACAATACTTTCGAAAGAGCACTTGTGTTCATGCACAAAATGCCACGCATTTGGATGGATTATGGAGTTTTTATGACGACGCAATGTCGCATTACACGTACAAGACACGTGTTTGATCGCGCTTTACGTGCATTGCCCATTACACAGCATCATCGCATTTGGCCgctttatttgaaatttgtgcGACGTTTCGATATACCAGAAACAGCTTTACGCATCTACCGGCGCTACCTAAAACTGTTTCCGGAAGATGCTGAAGAGTATATAGAGTATTTAATAGATGTCGAGCGTTTAGATGAAGCAGCTCAGCAATTGGCTTCAGTGGTGGACAATGAACATTTCGTATCGAAGCATGGGAAGTCTAACCATCAGTTGTGGAATGAGTTGTGCGATTTGATTTCGAAAAATCCCGACAAAGTGCATTCATTGAATGTGGACGCTATTATACGGAGCGGCCTTAGACg ttacaCTGATCAGCTTGGTCATCTCTGGAACTCTTTGGCTGATTATTATGTACGCTCGGGTCTCTTTGATCGTGCACGCGATATTTATGAAGAAGCTATACAAACGGTGACCACAGTGCGCGATTTCACGCAAGTTTTCGACGAGTATGCTCAATTCGAAGAGGTGTCCTTGAATAAACGCATGGAAATGGTGGCTGACGATCCCCATGCCACCGAAGATGACGACATTGATGTTGAATTGCGCTTGGCACGCTTCGAGTATCTCATGGAGCGGCGTCTGCTGCTATTGAATAGCGTGCTACTGCGTCAGAATCCGCATAATGTACATGAGTGGCACAAGCGTGTAAAGTTGTACGAAGGCAAGCCGCACGAAATAATCAATACATACACCGAAGCCGTGCAGACTGTGCAACCAAAGTTGGCAGCGGGCAAACTACATACATTGTGGGTGGAATTCGCTAAATTTTACGAATCTAATAATCAAGTAGAGGACGCGCGGGTAGTCTTTGAGAGGGGCACTGAGGTGGAGTATGTAAAAGTGGAAGATCTAGCGGCGGTGTGGTGTGAATGGGCAGAAATGGAGATCAG ACAGGAGAACTTTGAAGGCGCTCTACGATTGATGCAAAAAGCCACTGCAATGCCGAAACGTAAAGTGGCCTATCATGATGATACCGAGACGGTGCAAATGCGTTTATATCGCTCGCTAAAGGTCTGGTCCATGTACGCCGATTTGGAGGAATCTTTTGGCACTTTCAAAACATGCAAAGCTGTTTATGATCGCATAATTGACTTGAAAATCTGCACACCGCAAATTATCATTAACTACGGGCTCTTCTTGGAGGAGCACAACTACTTCGAGGAAGCTTTTCGTGGCTATGAAAAGGGCATTGCGCTCTTCAAATGGCCAAATGTATATGACATATGGAATGCTTACTTGACAAAGTTTCTCAAGCGTTATGGCGGCACAAAATTGGAGCGTGCGCGCGATCTGTTTGAACAGTGTCTAGAGAATTGTCCGCCTGAGCATGCCAAGTACTTCTATCTACTGTATGCGAAGTTGGAGGAGGAACACGGTTTGGCGCGTCATGCTATGGCCGTCTATGATCGGGCAACCAGCGCTGTCAAGCCCGAAGAAATGTTTGACATGTACAACATATTTATTAAGAAAGCCGCGGAGATCTATGGGCTACCACGTACGCGTGAAATTTACGAAAAGGCCATAGAGGCATTGCCCGAGGAGAATATGCGTCCGATGTGTGTGCGCTTTGCGGAAATGGAAACGAAGCTGGGCGAGATTGACCGCGCACGCGCCATTTATGCGCATTGCTCACAG GTATGTGATCCACGCATAACCGCCGACTTTTGGCAAACCTGGAAAGAGTTTGAGGTGCGTCATGGCAATGAGGACACTATGCGCGAAATGTTGCGCATCAAGCGCTCCGTGCAGGCCACCTATAATACGCAAGTGAACATGATGGCCGCACAGTTTCTCAATCAGCCAACTGCCGGTGGCGCCAACGCTGAGGGCGGTGGCGATGCTATGCGTCTGCTCGAGGCTAAGGCAGCGGCAGAGCAACAGGCACGCCAACAACAAACGCTTAAGCCACAGACCAGCGGCAATATTATGTTTGTGCGCGGCGAAACGCAAGGTGGCAACGCCAAGGACAAGGTGGTCAATCCAGATGAAATCGACATTGGCGATAGCGATGAAGACGAAGACGACGACGATAATGAGGAGGCCGAGGGCGACACAAATGGCACACAAAAGCGTGGCAGCAATGAGGAAAACATCATTTCGGCGAAGCGCTTGCGCATTGAACAACAAGCAATACCGGCGAAGGTGTTTGGCAGTTTGAAAAAGCCCACcgatgatgatgataatgaaCAGGAAGCAGATTGA